The following are encoded in a window of Coriobacteriia bacterium genomic DNA:
- the secA gene encoding preprotein translocase subunit SecA: MVNILQKLLTLGEGKQIRGYEGLVAQVNELEPEVAELDDAALAAKTVAFRQRVDRGEDLSSLLPEAFAAMREASKRALGMRHFDVQLIGGMVLNDGMIAEMKTGEGKTLVSTLAGYLNALRGEGVHVVTVNDYLAKRDSEWMGRAYAALGMDVGLIQSQMDPSRRVPSYRADITYGTNAEFGFDYLRDNMVVAPRDRAQRGHHFAVVDEVDSILIDEARTPLIISGAGTRSADAYKDFAKMIPRMREGVDFDLDEAKRTVAPTEAGIKKAEQALGIEDIYMDPSGQMVNHLQQALKAQFLFKLDVDYVVKDGEVLIVDEFTGRLMYGRRYSEGLHQALEAKERVHVREENQTLATITLQNYFRMYEKLSGMTGTAVTEDKEFREIYKLPVMVVPTNQPMVRDDRNDLVYRTVPAKFDAVVEDIAERHEAGQPCLVGTISIENSERLSRLLTKQGVKHNVLNAKFHEQEALIVAQAGRLGAVTIATNMAGRGTDIILGGNPEFLWEDIVRERGVQPEDATEEQRADALEAAKRICADEHEAVVGAGGLAVLGTERHESRRIDNQLRGRSGRQGDPGVSQFYLSLEDDLMRLFGGGRMDRISAFMAKADIPDDMPIQAGMVSKAVESAQRQIEAMNFSARKHVLDYDDVMNKQREVIYAERQRVLDGKDIHERVEELIGDVIASNVLTFCPERTYSEEWDWDTLELWFHDLTGMGSEPIEAARGDVDNPHLLAESLSEIVLGAYANKESEIGPDQLRELERHIMLRIIDARWMEHLQEMDYLKEGIGLRAMGQRDPKVEYKNEAYDMFSAMVQGVNEDFLRTIMHMQVAFEPEPEQAPVLSNVNYSAPSESSIFATAAGAAAAVGVDAPSPDAIAAAAAVAGGTSKAATVVKDKQDPFADVGRNDPCPCGSGKKYKKCHGAGA, encoded by the coding sequence ATGGTGAACATCCTGCAGAAGCTCCTCACTCTCGGTGAGGGCAAGCAGATTCGCGGGTACGAGGGCCTGGTCGCCCAGGTCAACGAACTCGAGCCCGAAGTCGCGGAGCTCGATGACGCGGCTCTGGCAGCCAAGACCGTTGCGTTTCGCCAGCGAGTCGATCGCGGGGAGGACCTGTCATCTCTGCTTCCCGAGGCGTTCGCCGCGATGCGTGAGGCATCGAAGCGTGCACTGGGGATGCGCCATTTCGACGTTCAGCTCATCGGCGGAATGGTGCTCAACGACGGCATGATCGCCGAGATGAAGACCGGAGAAGGCAAGACCCTCGTTTCGACGCTCGCGGGCTACCTCAACGCCTTGCGTGGCGAGGGCGTCCACGTGGTCACCGTCAACGACTACCTCGCCAAGCGCGATAGCGAGTGGATGGGTCGTGCGTACGCTGCGCTCGGCATGGATGTCGGGCTCATCCAGTCGCAGATGGATCCGTCGCGCCGAGTTCCTTCGTACCGTGCCGACATCACCTACGGAACGAACGCGGAGTTCGGGTTCGACTATCTCCGCGACAACATGGTCGTAGCCCCGCGCGATCGCGCGCAGCGCGGTCATCACTTCGCCGTGGTCGATGAAGTCGACTCGATTCTCATCGACGAGGCGCGTACCCCGCTCATCATCTCTGGCGCCGGTACCAGGTCCGCTGACGCGTACAAGGATTTCGCCAAGATGATCCCTCGGATGCGCGAGGGTGTGGACTTCGATCTTGATGAGGCGAAGCGCACGGTCGCGCCGACCGAGGCGGGAATCAAGAAGGCGGAGCAGGCGCTGGGCATCGAGGACATCTATATGGACCCCTCGGGCCAGATGGTGAACCACCTCCAGCAGGCCCTGAAGGCGCAGTTCCTGTTCAAGTTGGACGTCGACTACGTGGTCAAGGACGGCGAGGTCCTCATCGTGGACGAGTTCACCGGTCGCCTCATGTATGGGCGCCGCTACTCAGAGGGTCTCCACCAAGCGCTCGAGGCCAAGGAACGCGTGCACGTGCGCGAGGAGAACCAGACGCTTGCGACCATCACGCTGCAGAACTACTTCCGCATGTACGAGAAGCTCTCGGGCATGACCGGCACCGCCGTGACCGAGGACAAGGAGTTCCGCGAGATCTACAAGCTGCCCGTCATGGTCGTTCCGACGAACCAGCCGATGGTCCGTGACGACCGCAACGATCTCGTCTATCGCACGGTCCCGGCGAAGTTTGATGCTGTCGTCGAGGATATCGCTGAGCGCCATGAGGCCGGGCAGCCGTGCCTGGTGGGCACGATCTCAATCGAGAACTCCGAGCGACTCTCGCGTCTCCTGACCAAGCAAGGCGTGAAGCACAACGTGCTCAACGCGAAGTTCCACGAGCAGGAAGCGCTCATCGTCGCTCAGGCAGGACGCCTCGGGGCGGTCACGATCGCCACGAACATGGCGGGACGAGGCACCGACATCATCCTCGGCGGCAACCCCGAGTTCCTCTGGGAGGACATCGTCAGAGAGCGCGGAGTGCAGCCCGAGGATGCCACTGAAGAGCAGCGGGCCGATGCACTGGAGGCGGCCAAGCGCATCTGTGCGGATGAGCATGAGGCCGTCGTGGGTGCGGGAGGGCTCGCCGTGCTCGGCACTGAGCGCCACGAGTCGCGACGCATCGACAACCAGTTGCGCGGTCGCTCCGGTCGCCAGGGAGACCCCGGTGTCTCGCAGTTCTACCTCTCTTTGGAGGACGATCTCATGCGCCTCTTCGGAGGCGGTCGGATGGACCGGATCTCGGCGTTCATGGCTAAGGCCGACATCCCTGACGACATGCCCATCCAGGCTGGCATGGTCTCCAAGGCCGTCGAGAGCGCGCAGCGCCAGATCGAGGCGATGAACTTCTCGGCCAGAAAGCACGTTCTTGACTACGACGACGTGATGAACAAGCAGCGCGAGGTCATCTATGCAGAGCGCCAGCGCGTGCTTGACGGTAAAGACATACACGAGCGGGTCGAAGAGCTCATCGGGGACGTCATCGCCTCCAATGTGCTCACGTTCTGTCCGGAGCGCACCTATTCGGAGGAGTGGGACTGGGACACGCTCGAGCTGTGGTTCCACGACCTGACCGGCATGGGGTCCGAGCCGATCGAGGCCGCCCGCGGCGACGTGGACAACCCGCACCTGTTGGCGGAGTCCCTCAGTGAGATCGTGCTCGGGGCGTACGCCAACAAGGAGTCCGAGATCGGCCCCGACCAACTGCGCGAGCTCGAGCGGCACATCATGCTGCGGATCATCGATGCGCGCTGGATGGAGCACCTCCAGGAGATGGACTATCTCAAGGAGGGAATCGGACTGCGAGCGATGGGCCAGCGCGATCCGAAGGTCGAGTACAAGAACGAGGCCTACGACATGTTCTCCGCGATGGTCCAGGGCGTGAACGAGGACTTCCTGCGCACCATCATGCACATGCAGGTGGCGTTTGAGCCGGAGCCGGAGCAGGCTCCCGTGCTCAGCAACGTGAACTACTCGGCACCCAGCGAGTCGTCGATATTTGCGACGGCTGCCGGTGCAGCCGCCGCGGTTGGCGTCGATGCGCCGTCGCCCGACGCCATCGCCGCCGCTGCCGCTGTGGCTGGTGGCACCAGCAAGGCCGCTACCGTGGTGAAGGACAAGCAAGACCCCTTCGCCGATGTCGGGCGAAACGACCCGTGCCCCTGCGGCAGTGGGAAGAAGTACAAGAAGTGCCACGGAGCAGGGGCGTAG